One region of Mycteria americana isolate JAX WOST 10 ecotype Jacksonville Zoo and Gardens chromosome 17, USCA_MyAme_1.0, whole genome shotgun sequence genomic DNA includes:
- the SNAPC4 gene encoding snRNA-activating protein complex subunit 4 isoform X3, which translates to MEMEREDDSSDDDIESSLPQDPETCLQMNHVYQEVIQEKIEEVELLIAQNKEQQKEIMCELGGPKIAKAGDGRNLPANTFLGHFMKPYFKDKTTGIGPPSNEDAKEKAAQGIKSFEQLLSTKWKSREKTLLQKSVVSDRLQRLLQPKLLKMSYWNQKLEKVKTEMEKQILEKQIKEVEQEIEAINQLPESDLLGNRFDEHDWEKISNIHFDGQRSSEELRKFWQNWEHPSINKKEWTEEEIERLKKIAAKHGYLDWQTIAEELGTNRTPFQCLQKYQIYNKDLKRKEWTKGEDQMLLELVQEMRVGSHIPYKKIAYYMEGRDSAQLIYRWTKSVDPSLKKGPWTPEEDAMLLAAVKKYGERDWYKIRTEVPGRSDAQCRDRYLKALHCDVKKGKWSLEEEEQLIELVQKHGLGRWSKIASELPHRTGSQCLSKWKLMIGSKKRSRPTKRRHVQESSSSSESSSEDIELDLADSSEEETTSKEECEFPSIDLWIPTRTDMQESNKGRYQTPSLFSPASADAKTSSSEVPSATCDGDKDRVANKSSELNTLLRGIARPHSTDVIVKNPIEVMNKASRCGKQVLRVTLENVRRVLRNNTCFQRKLQSKILKPSATVLTKISGVGQKLQGLQNITDKTYRQERERLRRMNLDRKLLMAVTPWVGNVLLPCTFQTGKMAFHQTKADSIQEKIKSVSLASTPLFALFIQLFQIDTNGCMKIIRERRLRQSELLRANAKRPQQASQNMDTSSGNSSQSCTQRNSRRGIPRNAVRRPVALKARETSAAVLESSAPAMQGALPAQVQRQKPKTVSELLREKRLRESRAKKAMQRTVFVAPQMLVAGPLIIQHPPQQIVPSAQAGSKPAAVGCTNSQVQCAPAALPAFTSVAGSTSTAIVLENHSSSVPETAESPGSSQGRELQSNKELKEQSLQSNAEGGVFPGINPAAAEKAPRQGGCNGQVLAGSPASVVLQNQSFVPHQITMVPVGIESGTNKLSLSTPVTCELNSNGPQQRPVNLLPALVTPQTGSHLIPNSILPFTWVVTPQALLPTAVQTVVGVPQGLPAAAVRSQCQTTVTSNGNVSGLGVPPVPAGANTPHPSSAEKKAPSAQLAEGVPLGKTANHSTILLPMTSASPGCTTSSVSSATPASSDSFSKASDSSAAQTALPPDAPALHAVLLPQTQLPASTQGSDSQCASNLTSGGKSHDSLATNGSSCSPSIITKGIVLQPGDPVPHNNVPRNSDCFAAQALKNRPIASKPPTTQAADSPPQPTTSSAEKNLLDFSLISLEDEGLVKEWLNGKQGVQVPSLQTRLPYLPPFLCNVKTLSKLLLQKAALEEQAACLLPSDASQDEGTGVDLHAIGELVQQKLGDNPAYLLLKARFLAAFTLPAVLATLPPPKVTTTLSASRKQYEETDEEEWQSEKEVSEEESCGNELTGVRLDWTVGDEPGDKDADLLNQGMGAEENAAQSVLDSCTDVADASAPQIRRSARFRKRRRMIHLNEVCLPTWQ; encoded by the exons ATG gaaatggaaagagaagatgaCAGTAGTGATGATGATATTGAAAGCAGTCTGCCACAGGATCCAGAAACATGTCTGCAGATGAACCATGTGTACCAGGAAGTTATCCAGGAAAAGATTGAGGAAGTCGAGCTTCTCATTgcacaaaacaaagaacagcag AAGGAAATCATGTGCGAGCTTGGTGGTCCAAAAATAGCAAAGGCAGGAGATGGTAGAAATCTaccagcaaatacatttttgggTCATTTTATGAAGCCATACTTTAAGGATAAAACAACAGGAATT GGCCCTCCTTCCAATGAAGATGCCAAGGAAAAGGCAGCTCAGGGCATAAAATCCTTTGAACAACTGCTTTCAACAAAAT ggaaaagcagagagaagacatTATTGCAGAAATCAGTCGTAAGTGACCGCTTGCAGCGCCTGCTTCAACCAAAGTTACTGAA GATGAGTTACTGGaatcagaaactggaaaaagtcaAGACTGAAATGGAGAAACAGATCTTGGAAAAGCAAATCAAAGAAGTGGAGCAAGAAATAGAGGCAATTAA CCAACTCCCAGAAAGTGACTTGTTAGGGAACAGATTCGATGAGCATGACTGGGAGAAAATTTCAAACATCCAC tTTGATGGACAGCGTAGTTCAGAAGAACTGAGGAAGTTTTGGCAAAATTGGGAGCATCCAAGCATCAACAAAAAGGAATGGACTGAGGAGGAAATAGAGAGGCTAAAGAAGATAGCTGCTAAACACGGTTATCTGGACTGGCAAACTATAGCCGAGGAGCTGGGG ACCAACAGGACACCTTTCCAGTGCTTGCAGAAGTATCAAATCTATAACAAagatctgaaaaggaaagaatggaCCAAAGGTGAAGATCAGATGCTTTTAGAGCTTGTTCAAGAGATGAGAGTAGGAAGTCATATCCCATACAAGAAAA TTGCTTATTACATGGAAGGAAGAGATTCTGCTCAGCTGATTTACCGATGGACAAAGAGCGTGGACCCCAGTTTAAAGAAAGGACCCTGGACACCAGAGGAAGATGCT ATGCTGTTGGCTGCGGTTAAGAAGTATGGAGAGCGTGACTGGTATAAAATTCGGACAGAAGTGCCAGGGAGGAGCGATGCTCAGTGCAGAGATCG gtaCTTAAAAGCATTGCACTGTGATGTAAAGAAAGGCAAGTGGAGTttagaggaagaggagcagctaATTGAACTGGTTCAGAAGCATGGCCTGG GTCGTTGGAGTAAAATAGCCTCCGAATTGCCACATCGGACGGGCTCCCAATGTCTAAGCAAGTGGAAACTCATGATTGGGTCTAAG AAAAGATCTAGGCCAACAAAACGCCGACACGTGCAAGAGAGTTCCAGCTCTTCAGAGAGTAGCAGTGAAGACATAGAACTGGACTTAGCAGACAGTTCAGAGGAGGAGACAACAAGCAAGGAAGAGTGTGAATTTCCCAGCATTGATTTGTGGATACCAACACGGACAGATATGCAGGAGTCAAACAAAGGAAGATACCAAACTCcatcccttttctctcctgcGAGTGCTGATGCAAAGACCAGTAGCAGTGAAGTTCCAAGTGCAACATGTGATGGAGACAAGGACAGAGTTGCCAATAAATCATCAGAGTTGAACACCCTCCTGAGGGGCATTGCGCGTCCACATTCAACGGACGTCATTGTGAAGAATCCAATAGAAGTAATGAACAAG GCTTCCAGATGTGGAAAGCAGGTGCTACGAGTTACCCTGGAGAATGTGAGAAGAGTATTAAGAAATAACACGTGCTTTCAGAGGAAACTT CAATCAAAGATACTAAAACCTTCTGCCACCGTTTTAACAAAAATCTCTGGAGTCGGCCAGAAGCTTCAAGGGCTGCAGAACATCACGGATAAAACTTACCGTCAAGAGAGAGAGCGTTTGAGAAGAATGAACCTTGACAGAAAGCTTCTAATGGCAGTGACACCTTGGGTGGGCAACGTACTACTGCCTTGCACCTTCCAAACTGGGAAGATGGCTTTTCATCAGACAAAAG CTGATTCTATTCAAGAGAAGATTAAGTCGGTCAGTCTCGCGAGCACTCCTCTGTTCGCGCTTTTCATTCAG CTCTTTCAGATTGATACCAACGGCTGCATGAAGATTATTCGTGAGAGAAGGCTAAGGCAGTCAGAGCTTCTTAGGGCTAATGCAAAAAGGCCTCAGCAG GCTTCCCAAAATATGGACACTTCTTCAG GCAATTCATCACAATCTTGTACTCAGAGGAACTCCCGAAGGGGCATACCAAGGAATGCTGTCAGGAGACCTGTTGCCTTAAAAGCAAGGGAGACTTCTGCTGCTGTCCTTGAGAGCAGCGCTCCTGCCATGCAGGGAGCTCTTCCAGCCCAAGTGCAAAGGCAGAAGCCTAAAACTGTCTCAGAATTACTGAGAGAGAAGCGGCTAAGAGAATCCCGGGCTAAGAAAGCTATGCAGAGGACAGTATTTGTTGCCCCACAGATGCTGGTTGCGGGACCTCTGATAATCCAGCACCCACCACAGCAAATTGTTCCTTCTGCACAAGCAGGGAGCAAACCTGCAGCAGTTGGTTGTACAAATAGCCAAGTGCAGTGTGcaccagctgctttgccagcatTTACTTCTGTTGCAGGTTCAACTTCTACTGCTATTGTGCTTGAAAACCATTCCTCATCAGTGCCAGAAACTGCGGAAAGCCCTGGTTCCTCACAAGGGAGAGAACTACAATCCAATAAGGAACTAAAAGAGCAATCTTTGCAAAGTAACGCTGAAGGAGGGGTTTTTCCAGGCATAaatccagctgcagcagagaaggcCCCACGTCAGGGAGGGTGCAATGGTCAGGTCCTAGCTGGTAGTCCAGCTTCAGTAGTGTTGCAAAACCAATCTTTTGTGCCACATCAGATTACAATGGTGCCTGTTGGCATCGAGTCTGGCACCAACAAATTGTCTCTTTCCACACCAGTTACCTGTGAGCTGAATAGTAACGGGCCACAACAGAGGCCAGTCAATCTATTGCCTGCTCTTGTAACTCCACAAACTGGTTCGCATTTGATTCCCAACAGCATACTGCCTTTCACATGGGTCGTAACGCCACAGGCTTTGCTTCCCACTGCTGTACAAACTGTGGTGGGTGTTCCCCAAGgactgccagctgctgctgtgagaaGTCAGTGTCAGACAACTGTGACTTCCAATGGCAATGTCTCTGGCTTAGGAGTGCCTCCGGTACCAGCTGGAGCAAATACGCCTCACCCCAGCAGTGCAGAGAAGAAAGCACCGAGTGCCCAGTTAGCAGAAGGAGTACCTTTGGGAAAGACAGCTAACCATTCCACAATTCTCTTACCTATGACCTCAGCGAGTCCTGGATGCACCACATCCAGCGTTTCTTCTGCAACGCCTGCAAGTTCAGATAGCTTCTCCAAGGCTTCTGACTCCTCTGCAGCTCAGACTGCTCTTCCACCTGATGCACCAGCCCTGCACGCTGTGCTGCTGCCCCAAACACAGCTACCTGCAAGCACTCAAGGGTCTGATTCCCAATGTGCGTCAAATCTCACTAGCGGGGGAAAGAGCCATGACTCTCTTGCAACAAATGGATCATCTTGCAGTCCAAGCATCATCACAAAAGGGATTGTGCTCCAGCCGGGAGATCCAGTTCCCCATAACAATGTCCCAAGGAACTCTGATTGCTTTGCTGCACAAGCATTGAAAAATAGACCTATTGCCTCCAAACCTCCGACTACGCAGGCTGCTGACAGTCCACCCCAGCCAACCACTTCCAGTGCAGAAAAGAATCTACTTGACTTTAGCCTGATTTCCCTTGAAGATGAGGGGCTAGTGAAGGAGTGGCTGAATGGGAAACAAGGTGTCCAGGTACCATCACTGCAAACCAGGTTGCCTTATTTGCCACCTTTTCTGTGCAACGTAAAAACCCTCTCGAAGCTACTTCTGCAGAAGGCGGCTCTAGAAGAGCAAGCAGCATGTCTTCTGCCTTCTGATGCCAGTCAGGATGAGGGCACTGGGGTTGATTTGCACGCTATCGGAGAACTGGTGCAGCAGAAACTTGGTGATAACCCTGCTTACCTCCTACTGAAAGCCAGATTCCTAGCAGCTTTTACACTCCCAGCTGTACTAGCAACTCTGCCTCCCCCAAAAGTGACAACAACTCTGTCAGCCAGCAGGAAGCAATATGAAGAGACTGACGAAGAGGAGTGGCAGAGTGAGAAGGAAGTGTCTGAGGAAGAGAGTTGTGGGAATGAATTAACAGGTGTACGGTTGGATTGGACAGTTGGTGATGAGCCTGGAGACAAAGATGCTGATTTACTAAATCAG GGCATGGGAGCTGAAGAGAACGCTGCACAGTCTGTCTTGGACTCCTGCACTGATGTGGCTGATGCCAGTGCTCCTCAAATCAGGAGAAGTGCCCGcttcaggaaaaggaggaggat GATTCATTTGAATGAGGTCTGCCTTCCTACATGGCAGTAG